A genomic segment from Halomonas sp. GD1P12 encodes:
- a CDS encoding EamA family transporter: MPPVRRVFNDKAFASRRLAPLLYLLAGGALLGLSTNLAKQAGEMALSPLAFLFWSLAEAALILLALAAGRGRLPPVNARTLEYYTVSALVGVAGSNLLFFSAIAHIGAGFVALIITLPPLLTYLGALALKIERFQPSRGLGVLTALAGALILAAHKIAAPQADVHWILLSLLGPVLLAIGNLYRTLRWPPGVAGETLAPGMLVAAVVLLLGVSLLPDFSLAVPQLRLELISLIGLQAVVFAGQFLLLFLLQKSGGPVLLSLLGSVGALFGVPVAIFIQGESAPEGLLLGGLLIAIGIALLNLDKVRQKT; the protein is encoded by the coding sequence ATGCCGCCCGTCCGCCGCGTTTTTAACGATAAGGCCTTCGCCTCAAGGCGTCTCGCCCCGCTTCTCTATCTGCTCGCCGGTGGGGCACTGCTGGGCCTTTCCACCAACCTGGCCAAGCAGGCCGGCGAAATGGCGCTGTCGCCGCTGGCGTTTCTGTTCTGGTCGCTGGCCGAGGCGGCGCTGATTCTGCTGGCGCTGGCCGCCGGGCGGGGCCGGCTGCCGCCGGTCAACGCCCGCACGCTCGAGTACTACACGGTGTCGGCGCTGGTCGGCGTGGCGGGCTCCAACCTGCTGTTCTTCTCGGCCATTGCCCATATCGGTGCCGGTTTCGTGGCGCTAATCATCACCCTGCCGCCGCTTTTGACCTATCTCGGCGCGCTGGCGCTGAAGATCGAGCGTTTTCAGCCAAGCCGCGGCCTGGGCGTGCTCACCGCGCTCGCCGGGGCACTCATTCTCGCCGCGCACAAGATCGCCGCCCCGCAGGCCGACGTTCACTGGATATTGCTTTCACTACTCGGCCCGGTGCTGCTGGCGATTGGCAATCTTTACCGCACGCTGCGCTGGCCGCCAGGCGTTGCCGGCGAAACCCTGGCGCCGGGCATGCTGGTGGCCGCGGTGGTGCTTTTGCTGGGCGTGAGCTTGCTGCCCGACTTTTCGCTTGCGGTGCCCCAGCTTCGCCTCGAATTGATCTCACTGATCGGCCTGCAGGCGGTGGTTTTTGCCGGGCAGTTCCTGCTGCTCTTTTTACTACAGAAAAGCGGCGGCCCGGTGCTTCTGAGCCTGCTGGGGTCGGTAGGGGCACTTTTCGGCGTGCCGGTGGCGATATTCATACAGGGCG
- a CDS encoding GNAT family N-acetyltransferase, producing MSLHFNWARIDELSARDFHEIARAREAVFVVEQACAYQEVDALDPLAWHLRATVDGALAAYVRVVGPEEKFDEPSIGRVMTVRAFRGQALGRALMAEAIRFTEATYQGRGIRIGAQAHLEGFYASLGFETVSEPFDEDGIPHIEMLKPAP from the coding sequence ATGTCGCTACACTTCAACTGGGCACGCATCGATGAGCTCAGCGCCCGGGATTTCCACGAGATCGCCCGCGCCCGCGAGGCGGTGTTCGTGGTCGAGCAGGCTTGCGCCTACCAGGAAGTGGACGCGCTCGACCCGTTGGCCTGGCACCTGCGCGCGACCGTCGATGGCGCGCTTGCGGCCTACGTTCGTGTGGTTGGGCCGGAAGAGAAGTTCGATGAGCCTTCCATTGGCCGGGTAATGACGGTTCGGGCCTTTCGCGGACAGGCGCTGGGGCGTGCCCTGATGGCGGAAGCGATTCGCTTTACTGAAGCCACCTACCAGGGGCGCGGCATTCGCATCGGCGCCCAGGCGCATCTCGAGGGCTTTTATGCCTCGCTCGGTTTCGAAACGGTCAGTGAGCCGTTCGACGAGGATGGCATCCCCCATATCGAGATGCTCAAGCCTGCCCCATGA
- a CDS encoding GGDEF domain-containing protein, whose amino-acid sequence MHAWRARLPQTVIREPHRMPFSFALPRPRRLHRLTLATTGPRVFAFLHAFGLTVWIAQVEGTQWQLVLPGVVLLIWPGIAYWHATLAKNTKRAEFNNLLVDTLLFGLWCSVLDFYVLGTITIGLACLLNNLVVGGPRRMLLSALVFTFSALVGALVTGPDFRPYVNVRVDIYQWAGAVGYFMVMGRVTYQQNRQIGRNMRAIEMQNRLFQTLLDLTLLSHHTTTIDALLDQFLDHLRTHFPDYGFAVILHERARPATDSFAATANLTADDRKQLTTLTENLSAEKTGRAIVRQRDDGATLYLTPMDHRSGLYLGWLIVKAPEENSGLEQILPLFADQLAGATENKLLQLELTRLAERDALTNLYNRGFFDSALHACIANKERLAGADFAVIVMDIDRLKEANDRYGHEAGDALITCVAQHLQACTRESDILARYGGDEFTFLLPATNHDAAQALLERIRAHLVDQYCVINLPTGPHRLALGLSLGCACSSEAPSQEVLAVADERMYDDKRSNRERLDD is encoded by the coding sequence TTGCACGCTTGGCGTGCTAGGCTCCCACAAACCGTGATCCGAGAACCCCATCGCATGCCATTTTCCTTCGCGCTCCCGCGTCCTCGGCGATTGCACCGACTGACGCTCGCAACGACTGGCCCACGGGTGTTTGCCTTTCTTCACGCGTTTGGCCTCACGGTGTGGATTGCGCAGGTGGAGGGAACACAGTGGCAGCTGGTACTGCCCGGCGTCGTGCTGCTGATTTGGCCGGGGATCGCCTACTGGCATGCCACACTTGCCAAAAACACCAAACGTGCCGAGTTCAATAACCTGCTTGTCGATACGCTGCTGTTTGGCCTCTGGTGCAGCGTGCTGGATTTCTATGTGCTGGGCACCATCACCATCGGACTAGCCTGCTTGTTGAACAATCTCGTGGTGGGCGGGCCACGCCGCATGCTGCTCTCGGCGCTGGTATTTACCTTTTCAGCGCTGGTCGGCGCGCTGGTCACCGGTCCGGACTTTCGGCCCTACGTCAATGTCCGGGTCGACATCTATCAATGGGCGGGCGCCGTGGGCTATTTCATGGTGATGGGCCGCGTCACCTATCAGCAAAATCGTCAGATAGGTCGCAACATGCGCGCCATCGAGATGCAGAATCGCCTCTTTCAAACCCTGCTCGACTTGACCCTGCTCAGTCATCACACGACGACGATTGACGCCTTGCTCGATCAATTTCTCGATCATTTGCGCACCCATTTCCCGGACTACGGGTTCGCCGTGATCCTTCATGAGCGCGCGCGTCCGGCTACCGATTCGTTCGCGGCCACCGCAAACTTGACGGCCGACGATCGAAAGCAGCTAACGACCCTGACCGAGAACCTTTCGGCAGAAAAAACAGGCCGAGCCATCGTTCGCCAACGCGATGATGGCGCCACGCTCTATCTCACGCCCATGGATCACCGCTCCGGCCTTTACCTGGGCTGGCTCATCGTCAAGGCCCCCGAGGAGAACAGCGGGCTCGAGCAGATTTTGCCGCTGTTCGCCGACCAACTGGCCGGCGCCACCGAAAACAAGCTGCTTCAGCTCGAGCTCACCCGGCTTGCCGAACGCGATGCCCTCACAAACCTCTACAATCGCGGCTTTTTCGATTCGGCACTGCACGCCTGTATCGCCAACAAGGAACGCTTGGCCGGCGCCGACTTTGCCGTGATCGTGATGGATATCGACCGCCTGAAAGAGGCAAACGACCGCTATGGCCACGAGGCAGGCGACGCGCTGATTACCTGCGTTGCCCAGCATCTGCAGGCGTGCACCCGAGAGAGCGACATCCTCGCTCGTTACGGTGGCGATGAGTTCACGTTCTTGCTGCCAGCGACAAACCACGACGCGGCTCAAGCGTTGCTCGAGCGCATTCGCGCTCACCTCGTCGACCAATACTGCGTGATCAACCTTCCCACCGGGCCGCATCGCCTCGCCCTTGGGCTTAGCCTGGGGTGCGCCTGTTCAAGTGAAGCCCCCTCTCAGGAAGTACTGGCGGTGGCCGACGAACGCATGTATGACGATAAGCGCTCGAACCGAGAGCGCCTTGATGATTGA
- the bluB gene encoding 5,6-dimethylbenzimidazole synthase codes for MSDSRHRFSEAERAGVYRAIFERRDVRAQFLPDPIPDAVLTRLLEAAHHAPSVGFMQPWDFIVIESREVRENVLALFDAANAAGAERFSGERQALYRSLKLQGILESPLNVCITCDRRRGGDHVLGRDSVIDTDLFSTCLAVQNLWLAARAEGIGVGWVSIIDPIELGGVLCLPEHVYPLAYLCLGYVSEFLETPELEAKGWRSRLPIESLVHADLWGQRPVGGSAGPFGNE; via the coding sequence ATGAGCGACTCACGCCACCGCTTTAGTGAGGCCGAGCGCGCCGGGGTCTACCGCGCCATTTTCGAGCGCCGCGACGTTCGCGCACAGTTTCTGCCCGACCCGATCCCGGATGCCGTGCTCACACGCTTATTGGAAGCGGCTCACCACGCGCCGTCGGTGGGCTTCATGCAGCCCTGGGATTTCATCGTTATCGAAAGCCGTGAGGTGCGCGAGAACGTGCTTGCGCTGTTCGATGCGGCCAATGCGGCAGGCGCCGAGCGCTTTTCCGGCGAGCGCCAGGCGCTTTATCGCAGCCTGAAGCTGCAGGGCATTCTCGAAAGCCCGCTCAATGTGTGCATCACCTGCGATCGTCGCCGTGGCGGTGACCATGTGCTGGGCCGCGATAGCGTGATCGACACCGATCTGTTCAGCACCTGTCTGGCGGTGCAGAACCTGTGGCTCGCCGCCCGGGCCGAGGGTATTGGCGTTGGCTGGGTGAGCATCATCGACCCCATCGAGCTTGGCGGCGTACTGTGCCTGCCCGAGCACGTCTATCCGCTGGCCTATCTTTGCCTTGGCTACGTCAGCGAGTTTCTGGAAACGCCGGAGCTGGAGGCGAAGGGCTGGCGCTCCAGGCTGCCGATCGAGTCGCTCGTGCATGCCGATCTTTGGGGGCAGCGCCCGGTTGGCGGTTCAGCCGGCCCTTTTGGTAACGAGTAA
- a CDS encoding YwqG family protein, producing the protein MEDRLDALLAPLIKEAMLLTPHADPEAWVPLPVSKFGGLPYFESGATWPVCKLCTQPLTFVFQLFDETTSALLVFHYCFDCLPAGDDPRDRGLWHAQWFTAPQGYKQIRLAPPGADRNAITPCRITHQTVRSLPGWEGLDTQSPEAEGLCCELDPESPWQAFDQAVTRAGCIDDLKSWQGGYPLYLQGEHVPDCPHCQASMTFFAQIDSEGEANLDWGAVGLIYLFYCAQHPQSVEFVRQNT; encoded by the coding sequence ATGGAAGACCGACTCGACGCGCTGCTTGCCCCGCTGATTAAAGAGGCCATGCTGCTTACGCCCCACGCCGACCCCGAGGCGTGGGTGCCATTGCCGGTCAGCAAGTTCGGCGGTTTGCCCTACTTTGAATCGGGGGCGACGTGGCCCGTATGCAAGCTTTGCACCCAACCGCTCACCTTCGTTTTCCAACTTTTTGATGAGACGACGAGCGCGCTGCTCGTCTTTCACTACTGCTTTGACTGCCTGCCCGCGGGCGACGACCCACGCGACCGTGGGCTCTGGCACGCGCAGTGGTTCACCGCGCCGCAAGGCTATAAGCAGATTCGACTGGCGCCACCCGGCGCCGATCGCAACGCCATCACGCCGTGTCGGATTACGCACCAAACGGTGCGCTCGCTACCCGGCTGGGAAGGGCTCGATACCCAAAGCCCTGAAGCCGAAGGGCTTTGTTGCGAGCTCGACCCGGAAAGCCCCTGGCAGGCTTTTGATCAGGCAGTGACGCGGGCAGGCTGTATCGATGATTTGAAAAGCTGGCAGGGCGGTTACCCGCTCTACCTTCAGGGCGAGCACGTGCCCGATTGCCCCCATTGCCAGGCGTCCATGACGTTTTTCGCCCAGATCGACTCTGAAGGCGAGGCGAACCTGGATTGGGGGGCGGTCGGGCTCATCTACCTCTTTTACTGCGCGCAGCATCCGCAGAGCGTGGAGTTCGTTCGGCAGAACACCTAG
- a CDS encoding MarR family winged helix-turn-helix transcriptional regulator has product MDHVDKILLQWQRQRPELNVAPMGTLGRLKRLNQVLMRAMEHTWEPFGLSESSFDVLATLRREGPPFALSPSALMASTMVTSGTMTHRLQQLEKAGLIERVKNPEDGRGFLISLSKAGFALIDDAVTAHVETQQALVSGLSEAQRAELDALLKQMLESLDQRSREHAR; this is encoded by the coding sequence ATGGATCATGTCGATAAAATACTTCTGCAGTGGCAGCGCCAGCGTCCGGAGCTGAACGTGGCGCCGATGGGCACGCTTGGCCGCCTCAAGCGGCTCAACCAGGTACTAATGCGTGCCATGGAGCACACCTGGGAGCCGTTTGGGCTGAGCGAGTCGAGCTTTGACGTGCTCGCCACGCTCCGGCGCGAAGGCCCGCCCTTCGCGCTGTCGCCAAGCGCCTTGATGGCCTCTACCATGGTGACCTCCGGCACCATGACCCACCGCCTACAGCAGCTCGAAAAAGCCGGGCTCATCGAGCGGGTGAAAAATCCCGAGGACGGGCGCGGCTTTCTGATTTCGCTCTCGAAGGCAGGCTTTGCGCTGATCGACGACGCCGTGACCGCCCACGTCGAAACGCAGCAGGCATTGGTGAGCGGGCTGAGTGAGGCGCAGCGAGCCGAACTCGATGCGCTGCTCAAGCAGATGCTGGAAAGTCTCGATCAGCGCTCCCGAGAACACGCGAGGTAA
- a CDS encoding GlpM family protein, which translates to MALLLKCLLGALAVLLIALLSRTRSFFIAGLVPLFPTFALIAHYIVGSERGMADLRTTALFGLCSLIPYAAYLAAIYYASYRFDLTGTLTAATLVWIVFALLLLWGWTRFHSG; encoded by the coding sequence ATGGCGCTTTTATTGAAATGTCTGCTCGGGGCGCTGGCGGTGCTGCTCATTGCGCTTTTGTCGCGCACCAGGAGCTTTTTTATTGCCGGGCTGGTACCGCTGTTTCCCACCTTCGCGCTGATCGCGCACTACATCGTGGGTAGCGAGCGCGGCATGGCGGATCTTCGCACCACGGCGCTGTTCGGGCTCTGCTCGCTGATTCCCTACGCGGCCTATCTCGCCGCGATCTACTACGCCAGCTACCGATTCGACCTGACCGGCACGCTGACCGCCGCCACTCTGGTCTGGATCGTCTTCGCGCTACTGCTGCTTTGGGGCTGGACGCGGTTCCATTCCGGCTAG
- a CDS encoding GNAT family N-acetyltransferase — MTDTFTIERLRADSPHVTLVATWTFEAWGHLHPGQTLEKQIAFVRSECGEGGVPSIFVALEKGAAVGTASLIADDMSTRPELGPWLASVFVLPNQRGRGIASRLVARVEQEALSNGFECGYLYTPDQQALYHRLGWRAFEEVTYLGEQVTLMAKCVSETVQ; from the coding sequence ATGACGGATACCTTCACCATCGAACGCCTTCGCGCTGACAGCCCACACGTCACGTTGGTGGCGACCTGGACCTTCGAGGCCTGGGGGCACCTGCACCCCGGCCAGACCCTCGAAAAGCAGATCGCGTTCGTGCGTTCAGAGTGCGGTGAGGGCGGGGTGCCGTCGATCTTCGTGGCGCTGGAAAAGGGGGCGGCGGTGGGCACGGCGAGCTTGATCGCGGACGACATGTCGACCCGGCCCGAGCTTGGCCCCTGGCTTGCGTCGGTGTTCGTCTTGCCGAACCAGCGTGGCCGTGGGATCGCCTCACGGCTGGTCGCACGGGTCGAGCAGGAGGCTTTATCGAACGGCTTCGAGTGCGGCTATCTCTACACGCCGGATCAACAGGCACTTTACCACCGCCTGGGTTGGCGCGCCTTCGAGGAGGTGACGTATCTCGGCGAGCAGGTCACGCTCATGGCGAAGTGCGTCAGCGAGACGGTCCAATGA
- a CDS encoding alpha/beta hydrolase, producing MSNRFLLKRLRAVAAFLFVSVLWSTVTVAQQRDPAQTIGHTVFDEPEGAYRFERFTVENTDSQTRYRVTLGIPAASAPASNYPAFWMLDGNAALMEFDAALLDALGERPAPPVLVFVGYDNDLRIDRRRVHDYTFIEDGDQGGGANALLEVIEERIRPAIAQYATTDPQQQTLWGHSLGGLFTLTTLFTRPDAFDTYAAGSPSLWWAEGALLDGPEQAFIANHEDASARVLLSLGGDERRRDTSHRDMNDPRVREHLRRVTSVPADTVETLAERLDVMSGVTATYREFNGMNHGQTFRASLMDALAEVTGVHDIDTVHASAREPSR from the coding sequence ATGTCGAATCGTTTTCTGCTCAAGCGTTTGCGCGCCGTCGCTGCGTTTCTCTTCGTCAGCGTTTTATGGAGTACCGTCACCGTGGCACAGCAGCGCGACCCGGCCCAGACGATCGGGCACACCGTTTTCGACGAGCCCGAAGGTGCCTATCGATTCGAGCGCTTCACGGTCGAGAATACCGACTCCCAAACGCGCTATCGCGTCACCCTGGGCATTCCTGCCGCCAGCGCACCGGCATCAAACTACCCCGCCTTTTGGATGCTCGATGGCAACGCCGCGCTGATGGAGTTCGATGCCGCCCTGCTCGACGCACTCGGTGAGCGCCCGGCGCCGCCAGTGCTGGTGTTCGTGGGTTACGATAACGACCTGCGCATCGACCGCCGACGTGTACACGACTACACCTTCATTGAGGACGGCGACCAGGGCGGCGGCGCCAACGCCCTGCTGGAGGTCATCGAGGAGCGCATTCGCCCGGCCATCGCGCAGTATGCAACGACCGACCCACAGCAGCAGACGCTATGGGGCCACTCCCTGGGCGGGCTTTTCACCCTGACGACGCTGTTCACCCGCCCCGACGCTTTTGACACCTACGCCGCGGGCAGCCCGTCGCTATGGTGGGCCGAAGGCGCGCTTCTCGATGGCCCGGAGCAGGCCTTCATCGCCAATCACGAAGACGCCTCGGCCCGGGTGCTGCTGAGCCTGGGCGGCGACGAGCGCCGCCGCGACACCTCTCACCGCGACATGAACGACCCACGCGTACGCGAGCACCTGCGTCGCGTGACCAGCGTGCCCGCAGATACCGTCGAAACGCTGGCCGAGCGCCTCGACGTTATGTCCGGCGTCACGGCCACCTACCGCGAATTTAACGGCATGAACCACGGCCAGACCTTTCGCGCCTCCCTGATGGATGCGCTGGCCGAAGTAACCGGCGTGCACGATATCGATACCGTTCACGCGTCTGCTCGAGAGCCCTCGCGCTGA
- a CDS encoding LysR family transcriptional regulator, which produces MISGRALHYFDTVARCRSLRQAAAKLHIAPTAISRQIDLLEHQMGAPLLERGPNGISLTAAGELLAAQAQHTLRDLERVQEHIADLKGLRTGRVRLQVAEGVVAGLLAPALADMAARHPRLNFDIGIASAGQMVESLRLGTADIGLSFFMPRHEDILVLESVRLEHHAVMAPEHPLAAACEVTLEALAEHRIILPGETFGARQAFERSAHRAGIKLMPTFDTASLETQKALALNGAGVLILPPMAVARECRNGELKSIPLAPDELEPARMDLCVFRHRTRSFAVEACLSLLAKALQAHDSSPR; this is translated from the coding sequence ATGATCAGCGGCCGCGCGCTTCACTACTTCGATACCGTCGCGCGGTGTCGCTCGCTACGCCAGGCGGCGGCCAAGCTGCACATCGCACCTACAGCGATCAGCCGCCAGATCGATCTGCTGGAGCATCAGATGGGCGCGCCGCTACTGGAGCGAGGGCCCAACGGTATCAGCCTGACTGCGGCGGGAGAGCTATTGGCCGCCCAGGCACAGCACACACTGCGCGATCTGGAGCGCGTCCAGGAGCATATTGCCGACCTCAAGGGCTTACGTACCGGGCGAGTGCGTTTGCAAGTGGCCGAGGGCGTGGTGGCGGGGCTACTTGCTCCAGCGCTGGCCGACATGGCTGCGCGTCATCCTAGGCTTAATTTCGATATCGGCATCGCCAGCGCCGGGCAGATGGTCGAGAGTCTACGCTTGGGTACTGCGGATATCGGCCTGTCATTTTTCATGCCGCGCCACGAGGATATTCTTGTTCTGGAGAGTGTGCGCCTGGAGCACCATGCGGTCATGGCACCAGAGCATCCATTGGCCGCCGCTTGCGAGGTGACGCTCGAAGCACTTGCCGAGCACCGTATCATCTTGCCGGGTGAAACCTTTGGAGCGCGTCAGGCGTTCGAGCGAAGTGCTCATCGGGCGGGCATCAAACTCATGCCTACCTTCGATACCGCGTCGCTCGAGACCCAAAAGGCGCTGGCCCTGAACGGGGCTGGCGTACTCATTCTCCCGCCCATGGCGGTGGCCCGTGAGTGTCGAAACGGTGAACTCAAGAGCATTCCTCTCGCTCCGGACGAGCTCGAACCGGCGCGTATGGATCTCTGTGTCTTTCGTCACCGCACTCGAAGCTTCGCCGTCGAAGCGTGTCTTTCGCTGCTGGCCAAGGCCTTGCAGGCTCATGACAGCTCGCCTCGTTAA